A DNA window from Setaria viridis chromosome 2, Setaria_viridis_v4.0, whole genome shotgun sequence contains the following coding sequences:
- the LOC117843474 gene encoding putative disease resistance RPP13-like protein 2 produces the protein MADAGVTSVVAKLGELAAAEATALLRVDAEIRALRRKLAYLQALVRGADRQRRGRASELLLLWLRETREVAFEVEDAVDEFHLRVEAFHLCRRRGSWWGWGWGRDAVSLVQGLVTQIFVRRGLSKQIAKINERIDELNQNKETYQIESSPSEIWSSSSVQADPEWYEDKYVMGSRQDEFEILKNRIMNKEGNISHRAVISILGERGIGKTTLAKQLYNDPDIMKHFEVHAWVCLPQHIRFRDYVEIMYTQVSSQVPEAPGDEEIIDKELKLSQNLQNRTYLVVLDGLISISDWNSLFDVLPDTNGSWILITTHLNVKEINHIDPQIAPIELPYLDMKHGEQLFCQRVFGAREPPQNYWSRGYYEKVHNISTGLPLAISVLAGVLRSKAIPMEWDDVFEQLESNGQPKPVRSIWSLAFDDLPHYLKSCFLYFASVSENVILYPDRLVRLWIAEGFIVPKKAETLEDVGFDYLKELVSRGLVQVMEKDAGGCIKLVSIHNLLHAFMESEAQDSCFLEIHHQANVVNPNTVRRLAIQNYVDAYVHIPNAFPKLRSLLCDFAEDQRSSSSFGELQPQSLWGNLAELCSRACSISENVGSNTLYGLHFLQGSRFLRVIDLNGLKMQKLPDEIGSIIHLRYLGIRNSNLEELPSSMYKLDNLQTLDVRRTNVGKTVDEFWGIEALRHVLAEKMLLPNCSVPLNNLMTLNGVVPSDFWDEKKCPLNNMIYLRSLSLSGISAPHITALSAALRKMEFLVYLNLSGEVLPTNMFTTSSMRRLQVLILHGKLEGTNDLLGDRYVLPNLTVLHLHKSELSQQFVDKLSLLPRLAEMELLVVSCIETTLFFHDGFPSLTKLKLKEVSTLQELVIGKRAMPMLSILAMYDCDSLRTLKALNGLEHIQEVAVYNMPEIVDNIKLEDEKLFGKIKRLTTPTMVTDRGVVPGHLVRRARIPHEQRDAVASESCFSVMEGAGPGVGKAADDIQVH, from the exons ATGGCGGACGCGGGGGTGACGTCGGTGGTGGCGAAGCTGggcgagctggcggcggcggaggcgacggcgctGCTGCGCGTGGACGCCGAGATCCGGGCGCTGCGCCGGAAGCTGGCCTACCTGCAGGCGCTCGTCCGCGGGGCCGaccgccagcgccgcggccgcgccagcGAGCTGCTCCTGCTCTGGCTGCGGGAGACCAGGGAGGTCGCCTTCGAGGTCGAGGACGCCGTCGACGAGTTCCACCTCCGCGTCGAGGCCTTccacctctgccgccgccggggaagtTGGTGGGGCTGGGGCTGGGGCCGCGACGCCGTCAGCCTCGTCCAGGGCCTCGTCACGCAG ATTTTTGTACGTCGTGGGCTGTCAAAACAGATAGCTAAGATCAATGAAAGGATCGATGAACTTAATCAGAACAAGGAAACATATCAAATTGAAAGTTCTCCTTCTGAAATTTGGAGCTCATCATCAGTTCAAGCAGATCCAGAGTG GTACGAGGATAAATATGTTATGGGCTCCAGACAAGATGAATTTGAGATCCTCAAGAACCGTATCATGAACAAAGAAGGAAACATTTCTCACCGAGCTGTCATCTCAATTTTGGGGGAGCGTGGCATTGGGAAGACCACACTTGCAAAACAGCTGTACAACGACCCAGATATCATGAAACACTTTGAGGTGCATGCTTGGGTATGTCTTCCACAACATATCAGGTTCAGGGACTATGTAGAGATTATGTACACGCAGGTCAGCTCACAGGTCCCAGAAGCTCCTGGTGACGAGGAAATCATCGATAAGGAACTCAAGCTTTCACAGAACCTTCAGAACAGGACGTACCTAGTTGTTCTTGATGGTTTAATTAGCATTAGCGACTGGAACTCATTGTTCGACGTGCTGCCAGATACCAATGGCAGCTGGATCTTAATCACCACACATCTAAATGTGAAGGAAATCAATCACATTGACCCACAGATAGCTCCCATTGAGCTTCCTTATCTTGACATGAAACACGGAGAGCAGTTGTTTTGTCAACGAGTTTTTGGTGCAAGAGAACCTCCGCAAAATTATTGGAGCAGGGGTTACTATGAAAAAGTTCACAATATATCAACAGGTCTACCTCTCGCCATTTCCGTTCTTGCAGGAGTTTTACGATCAAAGGCAATTCCCATGGAGTGGGACGATGTCTTTGAACAACTTGAGTCCAATGGCCAGCCAAAACCAGTTAGAAGCATATGGTCTTTGGCTTTTGATGACTTGCCGCACTACCTTAAGTCATGTTTCCTCTACTTTGCATCCGTGTCAGAAAATGTTATTCTTTACCCAGATCGTTTGGTGCGTCTTTGGATTGCTGAGGGTTTTATAGTGCCAAAGAAGGCAGAAACTCTGGAGGATGTTGGGTTTGACTATCTGAAAGAGCTGGTCTCAAGAGGGTTAGTCCAGGTCATGGAGAAGGATGCTGGAGGATGCATCAAGCTAGTATCCATTCACAATCTGCTCCATGCCTTTATGGAGTCTGAAGCACAAGACTCTTGTTTCCTTGAAATCCACCATCAAGCTAATGTTGTAAATCCAAACACAGTCCGGCGCCTTGCCATACAGAATTATGTGGATGCATATGTCCACATTCCTAATGCGTTCCCCAAGCTGCGCTCTCTTCTCTGTGATTTTGCAGAAGACCAACGCAGCAGCTCAAGCTTTGGAGAGCTGCAACCTCAGTCATTATGGGGCAACCTTGCGGAGTTGTGCTCGAGAGCCTGTAGCATTTCAGAGAATGTTGGCTCAAATACATTATATGGACTCCACTTCTTACAGGGCTCCAGATTCCTCCGAGTCATCGACCTGAATGGTCTTAAGATGCAAAAGCTGCCAGATGAGATTGGAAGCATAATCCACTTGAGGTACCTTGGCATTAGGAACAGCAACTTGGAGGAGCTCCCCTCATCCATGTATAAGCTTGACAATCTCCAGACACTGGACGTAAGGAGAACAAATGTGGGGAAAACTGTAGATGAATTTTGGGGAATTGAAGCGCTACGGCATGTGCTTGCTGAGAAAATGCTTTTGCCTAATTGTTCGGTTCCCTTGAATAATTTGATGACACTCAatggtgtggtgccttctgattTTTGGGATGAGAAGAAGTGCCCCTTGAACAATATGATCTATCTCCGATCACTGTCTTTGTCTGGCATTTCAGCACCCCATATTACTGCACTTTCAGCTGCTCTGAGGAAAATGGAATTCCTTGTATACCTAAATTTATCAGGTGAAGTCCTTCCAACTAACATGTTCACTACCTCAAGCATGCGCCGTCTCCAGGTCCTCATCCTGCATGGTAAGCTAGAAGGAACAAATGATTTGCTGGGCGACCGCTATGTCCTACCAAACCTTACCGTTCTCCATTTGCATAAATCAGAACTGTCACAGCAGTTTGTGGACAAACTTTCTCTACTGCCACGCCTTGCTGAGATGGAGCTcttagttgtttcatgcattGAGACAACACTGTTCTTCCATGACGGATTCCCGAGCCTCACAAAACTGAAGCTTAAGGAAGTGTCGACCTTACAGGAGCTAGTGATAGGCAAAAGGGCGATGCCAATGCTTTCCATCTTAGCCATGTATGATTGTGACAGCTTAAGGACCCTTAAGGCCTTGAATGGCTTGGAACACATCCAAGAAGTGGCAGTCTACAATATGCCAGAGATTGTCGATAATATAAAGCTTGAGGATGAGAAGCTTTTCGGCAAGATCAAACGCCTGACTACCCCCACGATGGTAACAGACCGAGGAGTTGTTCCCGGTCATTTAGTCAGAAGGGCACGCATACCGCATGAACAACGCGACGCGGTGGCTTCTGAATCATGTTTCAGCGTCATGGAGGGTGCTGGTCCTGGTGTAGGGAAAGCAGCAGACGACATTCAAGTACATTGA
- the LOC117843475 gene encoding uncharacterized protein — protein sequence MAASPQQQGQGSQGGSGGGGWSPEQFWSLLDKADRRFARVRDLPLLGRQEPDAFAKAFRAYTQLWRMQQEHRHRLLEAGLRRWQVGEIAARIAHLYYAQYQRTADTALLSEAFVFYHAVLDRAYFLDADHHLTPAKHLRFLARFLLVALLLARRAHTVPRLAADIRALLDDSKKSFQEAEYKEWKHVVQEILRFLRADSPFMNMRPLRYSYAFDLPPDKLPTVPPTVKKRGLVLSDAILCSYYPNEVKFTDLSIDVFRMLQCLEWEPCGSFALNNGYSAHDESGQNQPNLLKDLRDAALPPNPLKTNLNRPSVTHFLTVLATKCEELPSNGIMLIYLSAAGEMGTSGCCPDTGEKIVSNFSKFDISSTSHTSSKEDKEPCLWLGCRETEGSNCIYPGDLIPFTRRPLFLVIDSSISYAFKSIHGIERGETAAMLLSPSSRSAAAGFSGDSTRHTGSQFTMFLTAPLQAFCLLIGNNGADINRDAYNKAEELLSSSLNEWATTLVASSSLHPVWVEVLSDPLLRRLLLRFIFCRATLSLFKPTSGKAEFLPTCVPPLPESVDAESMLSQSCVMRFASHFGSASQFALSEITTWPDADAEEAGAIGSAGSANRGVPETVGDSDISYSSTSSF from the exons ATGGCGGCGTCGCCGCAGCAGCAAGGCCAAGGCAGCCagggcggctccggcggcggcgggtggtctCCCGAGCAATTCTGGTCGCTGCTGGACAAGGCGGACCGCCGCTTCGCCCGGGTGCGCGATCTCCCCCTCCTCGGCCGCCAGGAGCCCGACGCGTTCGCCAAGGCCTTCCGCGCCTACACTCAGCTCTGGCGGATGCAGCAggagcaccgccaccgcctcctcgaggCGGGACTCCGCCGCTGGCAGGTTGGCGAGATCGCCGCCCGCATCGCCCACCTCTACTACGCCCAGTACCAGCGAACCGCCGACACCGCGCTCCTCTCCGAGGCGTTCGTCTTCTACCACGCCGTCCTGGACCGGGCCTACTTCCTCGACGCCGACCACCACCTCACCCCGGCCAAGCACCTCCGCTTCCTCGCCAGGTTCCTCCTtgtcgccctcctcctcgccaggCGCGCCCACACCGTCCCTCGCCTTGCCGCAGACATCCGCGCGCTCCTCGACGACTCCAAAAAGTCATTCCAA GAAGCCGAATACAAGGAGTGGAAGCATGTCGTGCAAGAGATCTTGAGGTTTCTTCGAGCTGACTCGCCATTTATGAACATGAGGCCGCTCAGGTACAGCTATGCATTTGATCTGCCTCCGGACAAGCTTCCGACCGTACCGCCTACTGTCAAGAAGCGAGGTCTTGTCTTAAGTGACGCCATACTATGCAGCTACTACCCCAACGAG GTCAAATTTACAGACCTCTCCATAGATGTATTCAGAATGCTTCAGTGCCTCGAATGGGAACCATGTGGTTCATTTGCACTAAACAATGGTTACAGTGCCCACGATGAAAGTGGACAAAATCAACCCAATCTCCTGAAGGATCTAAGAGATGCCGCACTGCCTCCAAATCCACTTAAGACAAATCTCAATCGCCCTTCGGTGACACATTTCCTAACA GTCCTGGCCACAAAATGCGAGGAGCTTCCGTCGAATGGTATCATGTTAATATATCTTTCAGCTGCAG GTGAGATGGGAACTTCTGGATGCTGTCCTGATACTGGTGAAAAGATTGTGAGCAACTTTAGTAAGTTTGATATATCCAGTACTAGTCATACCAGTTCAAAGGAAGACAAAGAACCTTGCCTATGGTTAGGCTGCCGAGAAACTGAGG GTTCAAATTGCATATACCCCGGTGATTTAATCCCATTTACAAGAAGACCCCTATTTTTGGTGATTGACAGTAGCATCAGCTATGCATTCAAG TCTATTCATGGCATTGAGAGGGGGGAGACAGCTGCCATGTTACTCTCACCAAGTTCCCGATCTGCTGCTGCGGGATTCAGTGGTGATTCAACTCGACACACTGGTAGTCAGTTTACTATGTTCCTGACAGCTCCATTGCAAGCTTTTTGCCTCCTGATCGGCAACAATGGGGCAGATATCAACAGG GATGCTTATAACAAGGCTGAGGAGTTATTATCATCGTCCCTAAATGAATGGGCCACTACTTTAGTTGCATCATCTTCACTTCATCCTGTTTGGGTTGAAGTCTTAAGCGATCCACTCCTGAGACGGCTGCTTCTAAG GTTTATCTTCTGCCGAGCAACCCTTTCCCTGTTCAAACCAACAAGCGGTAAGGCAGAATTCCTCCCGACCTGCGTGCCTCCTCTGCCTGAGTCAGTCGATGCAGAGAGCATGCTCTCCCAAAGCTGTGTGATGCGATTCGCGTCACACTTCGGCTCTGCCAGCCAGTTCGCGCTTTCTGAGATTACCACTTGGCCTGATGCCGACGCCGAGGAGGCTGGTGCCATCGGCTCAGCTGGCAGTGCCAACAGAGGTGTGCCTGAGACGGTCGGAGATTCAGACATCTCATACTCGTCTACCTCATCTTTTTGA
- the LOC117843477 gene encoding putative gamma-glutamylcyclotransferase At3g02910, with protein sequence MAEATPTRVFVYGTLKRGFPNHPLLVACASPFVGAASTAAPASLVIGPYSVPFLLPTSSSSSSSGRVVSGELYAPSPAALAELDAFEGTHIGVYERRPITVVADGSGEVVEAEAYFAHPSYAEALWRRCGGEAAEIGEYTADHANRYIPITERITDATGLIDAIHRFLATAPDN encoded by the exons ATGGCGgaggcgacgccgacgagggtGTTCGTGTACGGCACCCTGAAGCGCGGGTTCCCCAACCACCCCCTCCTCGTCGCCTGCGCTTCCCCCTTCGTCGGGGCCGCCTCCACTGCCGCCCCAGCCTCCCTCGTCATCGGCCCCTACTCggtccccttcctcctccccacctcttcctcctcctcctcctccggccgcgTCGTCTCCGGCGAGCTCTACGCCCCATCCCCCGCCGCTCTCGCGGAGCTCGACGCCTTCGAG GGCACCCACATCGGCGTCTACGAGCGCCGCCCGATTACCGTCGTGGCCGATGGATCGGgcgaggtggtggaggcggaggcgtacTTCGCGCACCCGAGCTACGCGGAGGCGCTCtggcggcgctgcggcggcgaggcggccgagATCGGGGAGTACACCGCGGACCATGCCAATAGGTACATCCCAATTACTGAGCGCATTACCGACGCCACTGGGCTCATCGATGCCATCCATAGGTTCCTCGCCACTGCCCCAGACAACTGA